In the genome of Streptomyces sp. Q6, the window CGCCCGACGCGGCACCCTGGTCGATCCACTCGTTCGAGGTGGACGCCCAGTCCGCCCAGTAGGTGCCGTACGGGGCGATCTGCTGCTGCGTCGCGTTGCGCAGCGTGGCCGCGGACTTGCCCAGGTCGTTGTACGACGGCACGAACGCGATGTTGCGGTACCAGCCGCCCGCCGCGCCCGCGTGGACACAGTGGCCCGCGGTCCACACCAGGTTGGACTTACCGGGGTTGCGCGGGTCCTTCACGACGGTGCCGGAGCAGACCATCGAACCCTCGGGGGAGTCGAAGAAGACCTTGCCGACCGGCGCCGCGTTCCGGTGGTACGGCGTCTTCTCGGCCTGCGCCTTCACCGGCTCGGGCTCGGGGTCGGTGACGCCCTGGTCGTCGGCGTAGTCCTTCGCCGCGATCGTCTTGTTCGGGTCCTCGGCGGACTTCATCCGCTCGGGCTTCCACAGGCCGTCGATGACCGGGTTGACGAAGTCCTTGGCCTCGCGCAGCCAGTCGTCCTTGTCCCAGTTCTTCCAGTCCCCGTTCTTCCACTTGTCGGGGTCGATGCCGTGCTTCTTCAACTTGTCGGCGACGTCGCCGGGCAGCTTCGCGCCGCTGTCGGACCCCTGCGAGGTGGTCGCGGCCGGCTTGCCGGCGGCTCCGTCGTCTGTGTCCTTGCTGTCGTTGCAGCCGGTGACGGTGAGTGCCAGCGCCGCGGCGATGCCGGTCGCGGCGAGGACGGCGCGTCGCCCGCGACCGCGCGCGACGGATGGACGTATGGAACGCATGGTGAGATGACCCCCGGTAAAAAATGTCATGAGCGTGTCATTCGGGGCACAGGTGACTCCGTGAACCCGCTGAGACACGGAGCCCCCACTATGCCTGGGGAGTTGGGTACGAACGGCGGCGGGGTGGTGAAGGTTTCTCCACCCCGCCACTCAGGGGTGACGCGGCCGTGAGGCAGGCGTCACCCGGGCATCACCGGCCGGCGAACTTCTTGCTCACCGAGTCGTAGATCCCCTTGGCCTCCTTGCCGAGCCGCGGCCCGGCGAGCCAGCCCGCCGTCACCGGACCGATCGAGGTGTTCGACACCAGCGCCGGCTTGCCGTCCGAGCCCTGGCCGACCCAGCCGCCACCGGACGAACCGCCGGTCATCGTGCAGCCGATCCGGTACATCGTCGGGTCCGTCTTCGTGAGCGACAGCCGGCCCGGCTTGTCCGCGCACTGGTACAGCTTCTGGCCGTCGTACGGCGGCGCCGCCGGGTAGCCCTTCGCGGTCAGCTGCGCGACCTTCGGCACCGCCGGCGCGTTGAAGTTCACCGGAAGCGCCGAACCGACCGTCTCCTCCAGGGACTTGGCGGTGCTGCCCTTCTCCGGCGTCACGTGGATCACGGCGAAGTCGTACGGAGCGCCCGCGCCGCCGGTCGGACCACCCTGCTCGATCCACTGGTCCGAGGTCTGCGCCCAGTCGCCCCACCAGACACCGTAGGGAGCGACCTCCTCCTTGGGCGCGCCCTGCAACTCCGCCGCGGACTTGCCGCTGTCGTTGTACGACGGCACGAAGGCGATGTTGCGGTACCAGCCGCCCTTCTTGCCCGCGTGCACACAGTGGCCCGCGGTCCAGATCATGTCGGACTTCCCGGGGTTGGCCGGGTCGGCGACCACGGTCGCCGAGCAGACCAGCGAACCCTCGGGCCCGTCGAAGAACAACTTGCCCGCGTACGGGGCGCTGCCGTGGTACGGGCTGGCCGCGGCCGCCGCCTGCACGGGCTTCGGCTCGGGGTCCGTCACCCCCTGGTCGCCGGAGATGTCGCTGTCGTCGACCTCGTTGTCCGGGTTCTTGTCGGCGTCACGCATGCGGTCCGAGTCCCACAGACCGTCGATGATGGGGTTGACGAAGTCCTGCGCCTCACGCAGCCACTTGTCCTTGTCCCAGTTCTTCCACTCGCCGTTCTTCCACTGGTCGAGATCGATCCCGTGATCCTTGAGCTTGTCCTTGAGGTCGTCAGGGATCTGGATCGAGTCGCCGCCCGCGGTCGCGGAAGCGGTCGGCTTGTCGCTCGCGTCGTCCTCGCTCGGACCGCACGCCGTGGCGGTCAGAGCGAGAACCGCGCCGAGCGCAACTGCCGCCGCCACAGGGGACGTTCTGCCGCGCACGCTCCTCGAGCGGCGAGCGGCGAGCAGCGGGCGTATGGGTCGCATGTCGTGAATCCCCCTGGGCTTCGAGATCGTTGCACTGCCGTACGTGTGCGGTGGACGAGCGCCGTGGCCCCTCCCCGGACGGCACCCCACACTATGCCGGTGCCGTCGGGGACGACCGACGGAACCGCAACGGTTCCGTCACGGAGGGATCTTGTGCGGGCCACGGATCGTTACAACCTCTCGTCCCGACGGGCACGGGGGCGGGGACGGCGTCGCACATGAGGTCGCGAACGGTCGCGAACGGCTCGTGAACGACTTCGGTGCGGCTCGCGGACGGCACGTGGCGAAGGTCTCTTCATGAGTCCGCGTTCGACCCGTGTTCCTCCGGCCACATCGTCGTTGGTACGTACGGGGGATCCGCAGTCGGCGTTCAATCCTCGAACCGTCCTGGCATGCCAGGACGGTCCTTCTGGTCTGCGCGCGCCAACTGCCCCCGCCTTGGGATGAGTCGACGAGCCCTGTCGGCCGTATATGCAGCCATATCTGCAGCGGGAGGACCAACAGCCGTGGCCGTGACCGATTCTGCGTCCGTGACGGTGCCCGCCCCGTACGACGGGGAGGCGCGCGAGAGCGTCGCACGCGACAGCGCCGTGCACGAAGGGATCCTGCGCCGCCAGTCCGCTCGGGAGTCGGCGGCGCGCACGTATGCGCGCGCCCTGCCGATCGTGCCCGTGCGTGCCCGCGGACTCACCATCGAGGGCGCCGACGGCCGTCGCTATCTGGACTGCCTCTCCGGTGCGGGCACGCTCGCCCTCGGCCACAACCACCCGGTCGTCCTGGAGGCCATCAGGAAGGTCATCGACTCGGGCGCACCGCTGCACGTCCTCGACCTCGCCACCCCGGTCAAGGACGCCTTCACCACGGAGTTGTTCCGTACGCTGCCGGCCGGTCTCGCCGACCGGGCCCGCGTCCAGTTCTGCGGCCCGGCCGGGACCGACGCCGTCGAGGCCGCGCTGAAACTGGTCCGCACCGCCTCCGGGCGCTCCGGCATCCTCGCCTTCACCGGGGCGTACCACGGCATGACCGCGGGGGCGCTCGAAGCGTCCGGCGGCGCGCAGGACGTGCGGGTCACGCGCCTGCCGTATCCGCAGGACTACCGCTGCCCCTTCGGTATCGGCGGCCCGCGCGGCGCCGAAATCGCCGCGCGCTGGACCCGGTCCCTGCTCGACGACACCAAGTCCGGGGTGCCGCGGCCCGCCGGGATGATCCTGGAACCGGTCCAGGGGGAGGGCGGCGTGATCCCCGCCCCCGACGCCTGGCTGCGCCGGATGCGGTCCCTCACCGAGGACCGGTCGATCCCGCTGATCGCCGACGAGGTGCAGACCGGCGTCGGCCGGACCGGCGCGTTCTGGGCCGTGGAGCACAGCGGTGTCGTCCCCGACGTGATGGTCATGTCCAAGGCGATCGGCGGCAGTCTTCCGCTCGCCGTCATCGTCTACCGCGACGACCTGGACGTCTGGCCGCCGGGCGCGCACGCGGGCACCTTCCGCGGCAACCAACTCGCGATGGCCGCGGGCGCCGCCACACTCTCGTACGTCCGCGAGAACCGGCTCGCCGAGCGCGCCGGTGAACTCGGCACCCGGATGCTCGGCCAACTCCAGCATCTGGCCGAGGATTTCTCCTGCATCGGTGACGTCCGGGGCCGCGGCCTGATGATCGGCGTCGAACTGGTCGACCCGGAGGGCGCCCCCGACACCGGCCCGTCCGGCCTCGCCGACGCCCCACTGCTCGGCGCACCCGCCGCCACACCGCTCCCCGCCGCACCGGACCTCGCCGCGGCCGTCCGCGACGCGTGCCTCGACCGGGGCCTGATCGTCGAGCTCGGAGGTCGCCACTCCAGCGTCGTTCGTCTCCTGCCGCCCCTCACGATCACCGATGAGCAGGCCGCTGCCGTCGTCGACCGGTTCGCGGACGCCCTCGTGGCCGTCGCCCGTGCCCGGCACGCCTGAGCCCGGTCGCACACCCCCGGCGGTAGCAGCAGCGGAACACCGGACCAGCAGCACCACGGCCCACCGCCTCACGGAGCCCACCACCCCACGCAAGGAAGCACTCTTGAACGCCACTCCCGCATCCGACGGCCGTCCCCGTCCCTCTGCCGGCGGCGCCTGCGACACGCAGCCCTCGCGCACTTCGGAACGCGAAACGGTCCCGCGGCAGATGGGCGGCGGCCAAGAGGCCGAGCGTCTGCACCCGCCCACCGCGGACTCCTGGGGACATCCGGACCTCCTGGGGCACCAGGACCTTCTGGACCACCCGGACCCCACCACTGCCGCCCAGAGCGCGGCAGTCGAGAACCTGCTGCGCTGCTGGGTACGTGAGAACGCCATCACCCCTCCTTCTCCCGGCACCCTGCGCGTCCCGCTGCCCGCGAGCGGTACCGCACTCCTCGTCCCCGTCCTCTACTGGTCGCCCACCGGCTGGCACCGTCTGGGCCCGCCCCGGCTGGAGGGCGCCCCGCACAGCGCCCCCTCCGTGGACGCCGTGACCCTCGCGGCCCTGCTGGGCCGCGAATCGGTGCCCGGCGACACGGGCACGGGTCCCGGCCACGGCCGCGACGCCGAGGGCGCGGCGGCGCAGTTCGCCTCCGCCACCGACACCGCCGTCGGCGATGGTGGTGGCGGCGACGGTGGCGGAGACGACGGTGGCGGAGGCGATGGTGGCGACCTGGTGGGCCGGGTCGCCGACTCGGCCCGCCGCACGGCCACGTTCATCGCCGACCGGCGCGAGGAGCCCGCCGACGGCCCCGACCGCTTCCTCGCCGCGGAGCAGTCGCTGATCCTCGGCCATCCCCTGCACCCGACACCGAAGAGCCGCGAGGGACTCTCCGAGGCCGAAGCCCGCCTCTACTCACCCGAACTGCGCGGCTCCTTCCCGCTGCACTGGATGGCCGTGGCCCCCGACGTCCTGGCCCAGGACTCGGCCTGGACCGAGCGAGGCCGCACGGTCTCCGCAGGCCGACTCACCTCCCGGCTGGCCGGCCCCGAGCTCGCGGTGCCCGACGGCTACGCGGCCGCCCTGCCCCTGCACCCCTGGCAGATCCGCGAACTCCAGCACCACCCCGCCACCG includes:
- a CDS encoding diaminobutyrate--2-oxoglutarate transaminase family protein, with the translated sequence MAVTDSASVTVPAPYDGEARESVARDSAVHEGILRRQSARESAARTYARALPIVPVRARGLTIEGADGRRYLDCLSGAGTLALGHNHPVVLEAIRKVIDSGAPLHVLDLATPVKDAFTTELFRTLPAGLADRARVQFCGPAGTDAVEAALKLVRTASGRSGILAFTGAYHGMTAGALEASGGAQDVRVTRLPYPQDYRCPFGIGGPRGAEIAARWTRSLLDDTKSGVPRPAGMILEPVQGEGGVIPAPDAWLRRMRSLTEDRSIPLIADEVQTGVGRTGAFWAVEHSGVVPDVMVMSKAIGGSLPLAVIVYRDDLDVWPPGAHAGTFRGNQLAMAAGAATLSYVRENRLAERAGELGTRMLGQLQHLAEDFSCIGDVRGRGLMIGVELVDPEGAPDTGPSGLADAPLLGAPAATPLPAAPDLAAAVRDACLDRGLIVELGGRHSSVVRLLPPLTITDEQAAAVVDRFADALVAVARARHA